The following are encoded in a window of Panicum virgatum strain AP13 chromosome 5N, P.virgatum_v5, whole genome shotgun sequence genomic DNA:
- the LOC120675914 gene encoding rhomboid-like protein 14, mitochondrial — protein sequence MGSGMSSFRRPRGFVFDPMKGITPLLGLQVALQYGRPGSDRPPVTAALLAANVLVFFRPGPLHRILPRINEVALNYQLFVRFMLLENFFLSPFYHWNEAHLFGNMTSLLWMGVQLERSMGSAEFASMVVALLGLSQGIAVLLSQGLSLLGDSFAYYDHHSIGFSGVLFGMKAVLTDRSNDLMWLSVILIPEKYCVWADLLLTHALLPQSSFVGHLGGLLAGKVYLWLKRAFKGQDPLTLLISGGARAVTSQVRFAQNLLKSVLSQGHITGRGIVECHSSARDCPRGLWRCSTCTNYNSFATDICEMCSTMREDHACPRGQHHQDWCNGELSVEELRRRRLDRLDR from the exons ATGGGGTCCGGCATGAGCAGCTTCCGGCGCCCTCGCGGCTTCGTCTTCGACCCGATGAAGGGGATAACCCCCCTGTTGGGGCTGCAGGTGGCGCTCCAGTACGGCCGCCCGGGGTCCGACCGGCCGCCCGtcacggcggcgctgctcgccgccaaCGTGCTGGTCTTCTTCCGGCCCGGGCCCCTCCACAGGATCCTGCCCAGGATCAACGAGGTTGCCCTCAACTACCAACTCTTCGTCAGG TTCATGTTGTTGGAGAACTTCTTCCTGTCACCTTTCTACCACTGGAACGAAGCTCACTTATTTGGCAACATGACATCTCTCTTGTGGATGGGCGTACAACTTGAAAGGTCCATGGGTAGTGCTGAGTTTGCTTCCATGGTTGTTGCATTGCTTGGCTTGTCGCAGGGTATCGCGGTGCTCTTGTCCCAAGGCTTATCCTTGCTTGGTGACAGTTTTGCGTATTATGATCATCACAGTATTGGATTCTCTGGTGTGCTGTTTGGCATGAAGGCTGTGCTGACTGACCGGTCGAACGATTTAATGTGGCTTTCAGTGATCCTTATTCCAGAAAAGTATTGTGTCTGGGCTGATTTGTTGCTCACTCACGCTTTGCTTCCCCAGTCTTCCTTTGTTGGCCATCTTGGGGGCTTACTTGCTGGAAAGGTCTACCTTTGGCTGAAGCGTGCGTTCAAAGGCCAAGACCCGCTCACTCTTCTGATTTCAGGCGGTGCCAGGGCCGTGACCTCGCAAGTGAGATTTGCTCAGAATCTCCTGAAGTCTGTCCTGTCCCAGGGTCACATAACAGGTCGGGGCATAGTTGAATGTCATTCGTCAGCAAGAGATTGCCCACGAGGTTTATGGAGATGCTCAACCTGCACCAACTATAACTCATTTGCCACAGATATATGTGAGATGTGCAGCACTATGCGTGAGGATCATGCTTGTCCGCGGGGGCAGCATCATCAAGATTGGTGTAATGGGGAGCTTTCAGTTGAGGAGTTACGCCGCAGGAGGCTGGACAGATTGGATAGGTGA